TTAAAAAAGGAGTGCCGTCATACCAGGCCTTTCTAAAAGTACAAACTCACCTCTTAGCATTAGGAAAAGCTTACAGCAACGAGCTAGCCTACACCACCTACTGTGACTTTGTAGATACCATGGCCAATGATAAGAATAAAGCATTGTTCCTAAAATTAGGCACGCTACATGCTTTATACACGCTAAGACAGGATGCGGAGTGGTATCTAGAACAAGGTTATATGGGCGGAACAAAATCGAAAGCCATACGGCAACGTGTAGAGCGCCTATGCACGGAACTACGCCCTCATATTGGGGTACTTGTAGACGGTTTTGGCATACCCGACCATTGTATGACTGCACCAATAGCAATAGACCATTAGGCCTTGACTATTTCTCCTTATGCAATTCCGAAGTATCTAAGAAATCTAGAATCTCAACTTTAGCTTCACCGTACAGGTGGGTTCTAGCGCTACCGCTCGAGGTAAGCTGTATAGTTTTAGTAGGATGAACATCTGCCGTAGCAGATTCTTCAATAGTAAGATATACAGCTTCAGCTTCTAGTTTCTCACTTTTTAACTTTGAATTTTCAAAAAGATTGGCATATAATTCATAAGTGGTCCCTTCTAATATGGCAGTTGCATTTTTATACATTTTAACATTGCTCAAATTCGCATCACTACTCTTTAAGTACAGTAAAAACTTTAGTTAATTCTGGTGTATCAACTCTAATATGGTATACCCCTGCAGGATAATCACTTAAATCGCATGAAGTTACTAATAATTCAGAGATTCTTTTATTTAGAACCCTACCTGAAAAGTCAATTACTGTAATTTCCTTATTACCTGTGATGCCGTCAATATACACCGCATTTGTTGTAGGGTTAGGGTAAACCGTTGCAAATGGAGCATTTAATAATTGTTCTCTCCTTGGTAATTTTGCCTTTAATGCCGTTATGCTTTTCTTCACTACTCCTTCTCCAACCTTCATTTCTAATAGATTATTCCAACTATTTGACGAATTTCCATAACCAACATATCTCACATAACGAACGTTCCGTGACGAAAAATTAAAATCCTCCAACTGCTGGGTACGCCCTCCGCTCTGTTGGCGTTGACCATAAACGTCTGTCCAATTTTCCCCATCGTTTGACAAATGAAGCTCAAAATCGTATTTTCGTCCGTCTCCTCGATAAAACGCGAGTTGAACCTGACTGATCTCCTTAGAAACCCCCATATCAATCATTGCCCATTGACCATCACCGTTTACGCTCCAACGTGTTTTAAAATTATCGTCAACAAGATTACAAGGAACGTTGCCGTCTTGGCTAGCACTAGCAGTCACTTTATACTGACCTCCGTTGGAACAGTTACCGCCATCGCTGGTAGCTACGGCCACACCTACTTTCATTTCCAAAATATTGTTCCAAGTGTTAGATGAATTTCCGTAACCAACATACCTTACATAACGAACGTTACGAGTAGGGAAAACGAAATCCTCCAACTGTTGGGTACGCCCTCCGCTCCGTTGGCGTTGACCGTAAACGTCTGTCCAATTTTCCCCATCGTTTGACACATGAAGCTCAAAATCGTATTTTCGTCCGTCTCCCCGATAAAACGCAAGCTGAACCTGACTAATCTCCTTAGAAGCCCCCATATCAATAATTGCCCATTGGCCATCACCGTTTACGCTCCAACGCGTTTTAAGATTACTGTCAACAAGATTACAAGGAACGTTACTTTCTTGAAAATCACTGGCGCTCACCTGATACTCACTCCCATTGGAACAGGTGCCAGCGTCGTTGGTCGTTACTGTTACACTGACCGTATCGGTAAAATTTCCTTCAATCGTTTTTAAAGTAATGACTCCACTTCCTTTGGCCAGTGCCATTATTGTTCCATCCTGAGAAACCGTGACAATTTTACTATCGCTACTAGACCATTTCACACCTCTCTGAGTTGCATTGGAAGGTAATATCGTAGAATTAATCTTTATGGTTTGAGCAACGGACATATTCAATTCATCCCGATCTGCCATAACACCTTTAACCGGAATTGCACTAGTACCGCCTGTTCTAGCTCCTACTTTAAATTCTAAAAGATTATTCCAAGTGTTAGATGAATTTCCATAACCAACATATCTCACATAACGAACGTTCCGTGACGAAAAATTAAAATCCTCCAACTGTTGGGTACGCCCTCCGCTCCGTTGGCGTTGACCATAGACATCAGTCCAATTAGACCCGTCATTTGAAACTTGGAGATTAAAATTATAGGTTCGAGAATCGCCGGCATAAAATGCAAGTTGAACTTGGCTAACCTCCTTGGAAGAACCCATATCAATCATTGCCCATTGGCCATCACCATTAACGCTCCATCGTGTTTTGAGATTATCATCAGCAAGGTTACATGGACTATTGCCTTCCTGACTATCGCTAGCCGTTACAGAAAACCCACCGCTATTGGAACAAGTATTTGGCGTTTCAGACACAGGAGCATCTGAACCACTTAAACGTCCAAAATCACCTGACAACCAGGCAAAGTATATTTCTATGGCAGAGTACCCCGCGTTATTTATGACCGTATAATTACCAAAATCCCAATTTCTCTTTACCTGCAGACGAGAATTAACACCATGACTTAGTTCCCAATCGTCTGCCATACCATTCTTATCCTGATCTTTATAACCGGCCCCACTTGTGATTTGAGGAAAAGAACCACTAAATCTATTCGTTCCCGAGTAGTTTTGATAACTCTGAATTAACCTCTTGTCCACGTCGTCTCTTTTCCAAGGACTAGCCCCGATATGTGGTAAAAGTTTGGAATCAAGCTTGTTATTTCGCGCATCTGTAGGCGTGTAAGTCGATTTGCTCTTGGGTGATGGAAATTGATAAGGCCCTAGTTCCTTCCTGTATAAACCCAAAAACCCTTCGTCTAAAACATTTCCATCTAAAAAAGCATGAGTCTTTTCAATACTACCGAAGTCGTCATTTCCTGAGTCAGGAGGAGTAAGTGTTACTGGATAATTTGTTGAAGTCTCAAAATCGTTTGACAAT
This genomic interval from Zobellia roscoffensis contains the following:
- a CDS encoding GIN domain-containing protein codes for the protein MSNVKMYKNATAILEGTTYELYANLFENSKLKSEKLEAEAVYLTIEESATADVHPTKTIQLTSSGSARTHLYGEAKVEILDFLDTSELHKEK
- a CDS encoding discoidin domain-containing protein, with the translated sequence MRTSLLIACFIASFQLLAQKQILLENQDAFPTAEGFGRNATGGRGGKIVEVTNLNDSGPGSLRHALVEIREPRIIVFKVGGTINAKSNLPIYGGRGNVTIAGQTAPGGGILIKNGSLSIQADNVIVRHLRFRMNASADPQDGHNMDGIRVRSSNKYSKIKNIIIDHCSVSWALDENISVKYAENVTVQNSILGECIKGLLMQHAKKVSILNNLFALNNSRNIMANSSDDADFSFEQINNIVYGFKWATSASEGMAFSVIGNRYRLSNDFETSTNYPVTLTPPDSGNDDFGSIEKTHAFLDGNVLDEGFLGLYRKELGPYQFPSPKSKSTYTPTDARNNKLDSKLLPHIGASPWKRDDVDKRLIQSYQNYSGTNRFSGSFPQITSGAGYKDQDKNGMADDWELSHGVNSRLQVKRNWDFGNYTVINNAGYSAIEIYFAWLSGDFGRLSGSDAPVSETPNTCSNSGGFSVTASDSQEGNSPCNLADDNLKTRWSVNGDGQWAMIDMGSSKEVSQVQLAFYAGDSRTYNFNLQVSNDGSNWTDVYGQRQRSGGRTQQLEDFNFSSRNVRYVRYVGYGNSSNTWNNLLEFKVGARTGGTSAIPVKGVMADRDELNMSVAQTIKINSTILPSNATQRGVKWSSSDSKIVTVSQDGTIMALAKGSGVITLKTIEGNFTDTVSVTVTTNDAGTCSNGSEYQVSASDFQESNVPCNLVDSNLKTRWSVNGDGQWAIIDMGASKEISQVQLAFYRGDGRKYDFELHVSNDGENWTDVYGQRQRSGGRTQQLEDFVFPTRNVRYVRYVGYGNSSNTWNNILEMKVGVAVATSDGGNCSNGGQYKVTASASQDGNVPCNLVDDNFKTRWSVNGDGQWAMIDMGVSKEISQVQLAFYRGDGRKYDFELHLSNDGENWTDVYGQRQQSGGRTQQLEDFNFSSRNVRYVRYVGYGNSSNSWNNLLEMKVGEGVVKKSITALKAKLPRREQLLNAPFATVYPNPTTNAVYIDGITGNKEITVIDFSGRVLNKRISELLVTSCDLSDYPAGVYHIRVDTPELTKVFTVLKE